In the Desulfuromonas sp. DDH964 genome, AATCCGGCCGCTGTCGGTAACATCCTCAATCTGCGCCACATCCTTGAGCCGGTCTGTTCCCGTCAGAAACCGGTCGACCACCCTGACGCACTCCTTGGCATGGCCAATCGCCTGAATCAGTGACCACGCACCGGTGGCAAAGTCGCCGGCGACAAAAATATTCTCCTGTGCCGTGCTGTGGGCCGCGCCGCTCTTAAGCCAGCCATCCTCCTGCACCAGCTGCCGGCGAAGGTTCGCATCGATCCAGCGGGTGTCGGGAACCTGGCCGGTGGCGAGCAGCACCGTGTCAACCGGGATTTCAACTTCGCTGCCCGAAATTTCGACCGGGCGGCGGCGCCCGCTGGCATCGGGCTGGCCGAGTTCAGTGCGCACAAAGCGCATCGCCGTGATCCTGCCCTTTTCGCCAACGAACGCCCTCGGCGCGACCATGCAGTGCAGGGGGATCTGCTCGTGTGCCAGCTCTTCGAGTTCACCCGGGGTGACAAGCATCTCCTCGACCGAGCGGCGGTACATGACTTTGACCTGGTCCTGCGGCATCCGCAAAATCGAGCCCGCGGCAACGGGACCTGCCTCTTCCGTTTCGAGCTGTAGTGTCGCTCCGCCCAGCCTGCGGGCGGTGCGCGCACAGTCCATGGCGGTAAAACCGCCGCCGATGACCACCACCTTCTCGCCAACTTCGGCGCGGCCGGTGGTATTGACTTCGAGCAGAAAGTCGAGGCCGTGTCGCACCCCCGCCAGTTCCTTGCCCGGCAGATCAAGGTGATTGGGGCGCAGGGTGCCGGCGGCCAGCACCACGGCATCGTACTCTGCCGCCAGCTCGGTCAGGGAAAGACTTTCACCGATGCAGGTATTGCAGATGATCTCAACGCCGAGCGCGACGATCTGCGCGATCTCCTGATCGATAATTTCACGCGGCAGGCGAAAAACCGGAATCCCCTGATTCAGCATGCCGCCCGGCTGGTGGTGTTTTTCGTAAACCCGAACCTGATGGCCGAGCAGGGCCAATTGCCGGGCCGCGGCAAGACCGGCGACACCGGCACCGACGATGGCAACACGCTTGCCGGACGCCGCAAACCACGGGTCGAGCACGACCAACCCCTGATCTTGGTAATCGGCCGCCGCCCGTTTTGAAAAACAGATGGCGACGGAATCACCCAGACCGTCCCAGCCGTGGCGGCATTCGGCTTCGCAGGGGCGCGCGCAGACGCGGCCGAGGACGGCCGGGAAGACATTGTCGCGCAGGTTGATCCGGTAGGCATCGGCGTGACGGCCGGCAAAAATGGCCGCCAGATAGTCGGGAATATCGGTGGCGGCCGGACAGGCTTTCTGACAGGGAATATTCTGCTCAAGCCAGGCCAAGTCTTTCGGCTGATCGGCACGGCCGAGCAGCCTGGAGAGCGCGCAGGAGGCGAGGGGCGCGGCCATCTCCTGGCGCTGTTCGTTCCAGCCGCCCAAGTGGTAGGTTTGCGGCTGGACCCCCGCCTGCAATGGTTGATCCTGACGCCGGGCAGCGACAATCTTCGCCATCAGCGGCAGGCGACTCCCCTGCGCCAGAGCGCGCTGCGCAAACACCTTCGCCGCGAAGGTATCGCCGCGCGTGGCGCTGCGCCGCTGATAGGCGGTCGCGATCAGCTCGCACACCGCGGTTTCGGTCGGGACTCCTGCATCGCACAAGAGGGCGACCGCTTCTTCAATTTGCTCGGCGTCGATGAGCGCCTGGGCTTGTACCAGAAGTTTTTGCATAAAAGTCCGCTCGTTTCAGGCGATCAGGGTGCGCAGGGTTTCGATGCCGAGCCGTGCGCAGAAATCGACGAAACGCTCGCTCTCGCTCCGGCGCTGTTCAAGGTAGAGGTCGAGAATTCTGCGCACCGCGGAAACGATCTGCGAGCTCGCCACGTCGCCGAGATATTCGGCGATCTTGCCGGCCTCACTCAGTTTGCCGCCGACAAAAATGCTGTAAGCCTCGGTGCTGCCGGTTTCCGGGTTGCGGGTCCGGGTGCCGCGCAGGCCGATATCGGCTACCCAGGCCTGGGCGCAGTTGTTCGGACAGCCGGTGATGTTGATACGCAGCGGACCAATCTTGCGCCAGTCGTTTTCATCGTCCGCCAGCGCGGCGTAGAGGCGGCGGCAGGCGTCCGGTGCGTCCGAGACCGCCAGTTTGCACAGGGTGCTGCCGACGCAGGCGACGATATCGGGCAGATGCTCATGGCCGGCAGTGCGCAGCCCGGCGCCGTGCAGGGCGTCAAGCAGCGCGGCGATGTTCTGGTTGGGAACCTCGTGCAGTTCGATGTTCTGACGGTTGGTGAACATCAGCACCCCGCCACCCAGCTCATCGGCCAGCCGCGAAATGGTGCGGGACCGCTCCGTGGTCAGTTCCGAGCGCGGAATCATGACGCGCACGATGCTCAGGCCGGGGTCGCGCTGGGGGATGACTTCCTCCCCGTTGAGGGACATGCGGCCGATGGTCGGAACCGGATTGCTGGCGACTTCGATCTGTTCCAGCCCGGCGATCCCCCGTTCGCGCAGGATCTCAAGGAGCAGCTCGCCGAACTTTGCCCCCCCCATGCGGTCCACCACCACCTTGAGACGCGCGTGGGCGCGCTGGCGACGGTTGCCGTGGCGACGAAAGGCCTCGATGGTGGCGCGGGTGACCGGCAGCACCAGCTCTTCGGGAACCCAGTCGAAGATGACCTTGGCCAGAAAGGGGCGGGCGCCGAGTCCGCCGCCGGCGTGAAATTTCCAGCCGACCCTGTCGCCACGTCGCACCGGCACCCAGCCCTGGCAGTTTATCAGGGTCTGCGCCAGCGCATCGTTGGCGGGCGCGACACTGATCTTGTGCTTGCGCGGCAGGTTGCGCTGGTTCTGGATCTCTTCATCCGCTGCCATCAAGCGGATCAGGCGCAGCGAATCGCCGATCTGGTTGGTTCCGACTCCGGCCAGTGACGAGCCGATAATATTGCGCGGCACATCGCCGCAGCCGTTTTTCGTCGTGATCCCGACCTCGGCCATCCCTTCGATGACCTTGTAGATATCCTGCTGGCGAACCCAGTGAAACTGCAGGGTCTGGCGCGTGGTGATGCAGAGCTCGTGCTGGGCGTATTCCGCGGCCAGATCGACCGCGCGGTTGAACTGACGGGTGGTCATGCGCCCGCCGGGGGTCACCACGCGGATCATGAAGAAGCTCGGTTGCAGCTGGTGATAGACGCCGCTCCACTTGAACATCGCCAGCTCATTGGGGGTGATGTCGGCAAACGGGCGGCGGGCGATCTCACGAAAATCGAAATCGGGATCGATCTCCAGCTTATCCTTTTCGACTTGCGTCAATTCAGGTTGTGCTTTCATGCTCTGACCTCATTTTTCCAGCAAGGCTTCACCGCGCGGGGACCGTTGCGTTCAGACCAGGCCTTCAAACAGGAGGCTGGTCAGGTAGCGCTCGCCGGAATCGAGGCGGACCGCGACGGCGACCGCCGCGCCACAAAAGATGCCGCCATCCTCTTCCTTCAGGCTCAGCAAATTACAGGTTGACTTATACGCTAAACTGAGTAAATTTGTCAAGAAACGTAACTGCAATTGTTGACATGTTAGCGTCTTTATGTTTGACAAAAAATTCACACTAGCCCTTGTAGAATAAGACACCGATTACGGAGAACCCGATGGATCCCATCTATTTCGACTACAACGCCACCACGCCGGTCGACCCGCTGGTGGTGGCGGAGGTTGTTGCCGCGCTGAACACCCGCTTCGGCAATCCGTCGAGCGGCCATCTTTACGGCCGACAGGCCAAGGAGGTGGTGGAGTTGGCCCGGCAACGGCTGGCCGCCCTGCTTGGCTGCACGCCGGCGGAGGTGGTCTTCACCAGCGGCGGCACCGAGGCGAATAATCAGGCGCTGATCGGGTTTGCCTTTGCCAACCGGGCGCGCGGCAACCACATTATCGCCACGCAGATCGAGCATCCGGCGGTGCTCGAACCGTTGAAATGGCTGCAGCGGCAAGGCTTTGACGTCACCCTGCTGCCGGTCGACGGTCACGGCCGGGTCGATCCGCAGGCCGTGGGGCGGGCCCTGACCCCGCGCACCATTCTGGTCTCGGTAATGCACGCCAACAACGAAATCGGCACGCTGCAGCCGCTGGCCGAGATCGGCGCCATCGCCAGGGAGCAGGGGATTGCCCTGCACAGCGACGCGGCCCAGTCGGTGGGGAAAATTCCGACCCGGGTCGATGAACTGGGGGTCGACCTGCTGACGGTCGCCGGGCACAAGTTCTACGCGCCCAAGGGCGTAGGGGCGCTCTATGTGCGCCAGGGGGTCACGCTCGACCCTTACCTGCACGGCGCCGGTCATGAAGCGGGCCGCCGCGCCGGCACCGAGAACGTGGCGTTGATCGCCGGGCTCGGCAAGGCGGCGCAGCTGGCGCAGGAGCGGCTGCCGGCCGAAGGGGTGCGGTTGCGCGATTTGCGCGACGATTTCCATCGCCTGCTGCAGGAGCGCGCCGGCGGTGTGATTCTCAACGGCCACCCCAACGAGCGGCTGCCCAACACCTTGAACATCAGCTTTGCCGACGTCAACGGCGCCGAGCTGCTGGCCCATCTGCCGGAGGTCGCCGCCTCGACCGGCTCGGCCTGCCACGACGGCAGTGGCGAACTCTCCGGCGTGCTCAAGGCGCTGGGCATCCCGCGCGGGCAGGGTTTCGGCGCGGTGCGCTTCAGCCTCGGGCATGGCAGCGACCGCGCAGAGATCGAGCGGGCGGCAGAACTGATCGCCGGGCGGGTCCGGGAATTGCGCCGCGGATGACAAGGCAAAGACTATCAAATCGATAGATTTTGAATTTTTTTCTTGACAGTCTTTCCGTAGGCGGGTTAATAATCGGCACAGTCGACAGTGTGCCAACCGCGCTGCCGGCCCAAAGAGTCTGCAACAACCACCCCAACAACTACCCTTTTGGTGCTGACCGGAAAAACCGGAGGCCGGGGCGATTCCCAGCGGCGTGCCATGCGCATGCCAAGGGGAGTTGTCCCGGCTTTTTTCTTGGGGTCGGCCCCCCCTGCGCAAGGAGTCGCGATGAAAACCGGTAACCAGTACCGCAAAAGCCTCAAGCAACTCGCTCCCAATCTTTACAAGTGGGGCAAGCCAATCAAGGACGTCACCCGCCATGCCGCCACCCGGCTGCATGTCAAGGCGATTGCCGATTGTTACGACGCCGGCTTCGACCCCGAACATGCGGCCATCTTTACCGGTGAGTCGCACCTGACCGGCAAGCGCGCCCACCGCTGGAACACCCTGATGCGCAGCGCCGATGACGTGGTCGCCAACGCGCGCATTAAACGCGCCCAGTTCCAGCGCACCGGGGCGTGCCACGGCGCGACCTGCGCCGGCTGGACCGCGCTCAATGCGCTGTGGGCGACGACCTGGGAGCTCGACCAGGCGGAAGGGACCGACTACCACCGGCGGCTGGAGAACTATTTCCGCTACCTCGAAGAGAACGCCCTGGCCACCGCCGGGGCGCTGACCGATGCCAAGGGGGATCGCTCCCTCGGTCCCGCCGCGCAGAGCGAGGCCGACCAGTATCTGCACATTAAGGAAGTCCGCGACGACGGCATCGTGGTGCGCGGAGTCAAGGCCCAGATCTGCGGTGTCGCCGCGGCGCACGAGATCGTCTGCGTCCCGGGCGGCGGTCTGAAAGAGGGGGAGGAGGCCTTTGCCGTGGCCTTTGCCGTGCCGCGCGATGTCGCCGGGCTGACGGCGGTGGAGACCCGGCGGCCGAGCGACACCCGCGACGAGGAAGAAGGCTGGGATGCCCCCAGGGCCGGCGGCGTCGGCCAGGCGTTTCTGCTCTTCGACGACGTCTTCGTCCCCAACGAGCGGGTTTTTATCCAGGGGCAGACCCGCTACGCCGGGGTCTTCATCAATCATTTCACCGCCCTCTACCGCGCCCCGATCGGTGCCTGCGTCGCCGGCCAGGGGGACGTGATGATCGGCGCGGTGCTGGCCCTGGCTGAAGCCGGCGGCTTGTCGCAGAAGGTCTTCCAGGAAAAGCTGACGCGCATGGCGATCAACAACGAGACCACTTTCGGGCTCGGCCTCGGCGCCATCCTGCAGGGGCAGGCGCACCCGTCGGGGGTGTGGATTCCCGACCCGCTGCTGGCGCACATCAACAAGGTGCAGGTGGCCATGCTCCCCTACGAGACCAAGCGCCTCGCCCAGGAGATCGGCGGCGGCATCACCGAGACCGGCTGCTTCCCCTCGTGGCAGGATCTGACCAGCCCGCTCTACGGCGACAAGCTGCTCACGGCCCTGGCGGCGGTCTCCGACGGCGAGACCCGCGCCCGCCTGGCGCGGCTGGTCGAATGGCTGACCGTCGGCGGCGGCATCCCCGGCTGCCTCAACGGCGGCGGCTCACCGGATGGCGCGCGGCTGGTGGTGCGCGCGCTGGAGCCGTGGAAAAAGTTTGCGACCAACGCCCGGCGCATCGCCGGGCTCGATCAGAATTAGACAGGAGACAGCAATGGCCAGCAATCTGCTCGAAAAACCAAGCGAAGACCTGCACACCAGCTACCGCGACGCTGAGCTCGAAACCCTGCCGCGCCCGCAGCTGGAAGCCTTGCAGCTGAAGCTGCTGCGCGAGCACATCGCCTTTGCCTCCGAGCACTCCCCCTGGTACCGCCAGGCCTTTCGCGCCAGCAAGGTTGGCGCCGCCAGCCTCGGCAGCCTCGACGATCTGCGGCACTTTCCGTTCATCAGCAAGCAGGTGCAGCGCGAACGCCAGCAGGCGGTCCCGCTGCTCGGCGATCTGCTGGCGGTGCCGGAAGCCGAAGTGGTCTATGCCTCGGCCTCCAGCGGATCGACCGGCGTGCCGACCCTCTCCCCCTTCACCGCCGGCGATTTCGACGCCTGGCAGGAGGTGCAGGCGCGCCTCTTCTACGCCGCCGGAGTGCGCGCCATCGACCGCTACCTGCACGCCCTCAACTTCTCCCTCTTCGTCGGCGGCCCCGATGTCATCGGCGCCCAGAAACTCGGCGCCCTCTGCTTCTGGGCCGGCACCGTCCCGGCCGAGCGGCTGCTGTTTCTGATGCAGGAGTTTCAGCCGACGGTCACCTGGACCACCCCCTCCTACGCCTGGTATTTGGGAGAGACCGCCAGGGCGCAGGGGATCGATCCGGCCAGGGATCTGGCGATCAGCCGCATCATCGTCGCCGGCGAGCCGGGCGGCTCCCTGCCGGCGACCCGCGCCGCCATCGAGAACCTGTGGGGGGCCGAGCTTTACGATTTCTACGGCATTTCCGACATCTTCGGCGCCAACGCCGGCATGTGCAGCGAGCGCAACGGTCTGCACTTTACCGAGGATCACCATCTGCTTGAAGTTCTCGATCCCAAGACCGGCGAGGCGGTGGCCGACGGCGAGAAGGGGGAGCTGGTGCTGACCACCCTGCAGAAACGCGCGCGGCCGATGATTCGCTTCCGCACCGGCGACATTGTCACCCGCGACGCTTCGCCCTGCCCCTGCGGCCGGACCCATGCCCGCATCTGGGTGCACGGCCGCACCGACGACATGTTCATCGTCAACGGCGTCAACCTCTTCCCCGCCGATGTCGAGGTCGCGGTGCGTGACATTCCGGAGTTGACCGGCGAATACCGCATCACCCTGAGTCGCGAGCAGCACCTGACCCGTTTCACCCTTGACGTCGAACGGCGCGACGGTACGGCCCACAACGACGCTGCGCTGATCGAACGCCTGAAGAGTCTGCTGCGCAACCGCCACGGCATCGCCCCGAGCGGCGTCCATATTCTCGCCGACGGCGCCCTGCCGCGGGCGGTGCACAAAGCGAAACGGGTCATCGACCAGCGCTGAAAGAATCCCGATCTCAATAGCAGGTTTTAAGAAAAATATTGTTGACCAACTTTGTCGATTACAGTATGATAAAATCTATAAAAACGATAGACTAATAGTTATATAAAAAATCGTGTCATTGTCCATGAGGCTGACCGGAACTACCGGAGGCAGGGGACCCCATCAAATAACTCACAGCAAGGAGAACGCAACATGAAAAGGTTTCAAATCCCCATTCTGGTCGGCCTTTTAATCATCACCCTCAGCCTGCTGGTCGGTTGCGGCAGTTCCAGTGATGTCAAAACGGCAGCCAATGCGCAGCCGGCTGCCATCACCACCTTGAGTGACAGTTTCGTCACCACCGATTTTGTCGCCGCTGTCCAACAGGGCTCGGTCAATGAAAAGGTCGTTCTCATCGACACCCGTTCAGCGGCCGAATATGCCGCCGGGCATATCGAGGGAGCAATCAATGTCCAGCATGGCGACTACATCCGCACCCGCACCGTCGCCGGCGCCACCTCGGACGTCAAATACCTTATCGTCAACGAGCAGGAATTCGTCGACCTGGTCAACAGCCTGGGGATCACCCCAGACACCACCGTGGTGGTCTACGACAACGACATCAGCTTCGGCTGGGCGCCGCGCCTGGCCTGGACGCTGCAATATTACGGGCACGCCCGCGCTTTCTCGGTCGATGGCGGCATCCAGAAGTGGCAGCTGATCGATGGCCGTCCGCTGGTGACCACCCCGACCCTGCCGACCCCGAACACCACCAGCTACGTCATCAGCGGCCAGCGCAGCATTCTGGCCAGCAAGGAAGAACTGAGTGCCGCGGTGGGAAATTCCTCGTTTGTGGTGCTCGACGCCCGGGTGCCGGGGGAATACGCCGGGGTGACCAACGCCACCTGGGATGCCTACCGCCTCGGCCACATCCCCGGCGCGATCTTCATCGACTGGGCCGACGTGCTCAAGGATAACGCCGCTGGCGTTTGGCTGGCCGATGGTTCGCGTCCGGTCAAAGTGCTGAAGAGCGAGACCGAACTGCGCAACTACTTCGCCGCCCGTGGCGTCACCGCCGACACAACGATCATTGCCCATTGCGAGGGGGGGATCCGTTCCTCCTTCATCACCCAGGTGCTGCTCGGTCTCGGCTACACCGTGAAGAACTACGACGGTTCCTGGAACGACTGGGGTAAACAGACCGACGGCACCGCCTTCCCGGTGGAGAACACCACCGCCACGCTGGAAGCGTTGCGCGACCCCACCGCCGCGATCAGTGACTATTTCGCCAGCACCGACGAGCTTGCAACGGAACTTGCGGCCAATCCGGCCACTACCAAGATCATCGACATCCGCTCCGCGGCACTCTACGCGGCCGGTCACATCCCCGGCGCCATCAACGTTTCGGCAAACGCGTTGACCGTTGATCGTGCCGATGGCGTCCAGCGCCTGCTCCCCTCTCAAGCCGAGTTCATTGCCCTCGCTAACAGCCTCGGCATTGTCGATGGCGACCGCGTGATCGTTTACGATGCGGACAGCAGCTCGTCCGCCGCGCGGGTTGCCTGGTCCTTCGTCTACTACGGCCATGACGCCCGTGCCCTCGACGGCGGCTACAAGAAGTGGACCGGTGAAAGCAAATCGACCGAAACGACCGTCAATACCCCGGTCGCCACAAGCAGCTTCACCATTGTCGGCAACGATGGCAGCCTGGCCCTGGCCGCCGATGTTCTGGCGGCGATCAGTGACCCTGCGGCGGTCATCAACGACACCCGCCAGGCCACCGAATACCTGCAAAGCGTGCCGCGCACCGACGGCCTCAATCCGGGGCATGTGCCGGGCGCCATCTGGCTCGAATGGTCCGACCTGCTGACCTACGACGCCGCCACCGGCGCCAAGGTGCTCAAAGATGCCGACTCGCTCTTCTATCAGTTCCTCGCCGCTGGCATCACCCCGGACAAACGGGTCATCACCTATTGCCAGTCGGGCTACCGTTCGGGTTTCTCCGCCCTGGTGCTCAAAAGTCTCGGCTACCCGGAGGTGCAGAACTACGACGGCTCCTGGCGCGAATGGGGCAAGTACAACATTACCGACCCGACCAATTTCCCGGTCGAGTAAGCCCTTGGCACTCGCTGATGTCTAATTTCGGGTCGGCCCTCTCTCCGGGCCGGCCCACTTTTTCCCAATTGGAGCCTGACTGATGAAGCTTTTTCCTTTGCTACAGATATTCATCTCCACTGCGGTTCTGTTCCTCGCTACTTCCAGCCTCAGCTTCGCCGGAGCCTGGACCCAGAAAGCGGGGCATCTCTACAACCGGGTGGCGCTCAACTACTATTTCGCCGACCGCAACTTCGACGGTGACGGCGACCGGGTCGATTTCGCCAACAACGGCGAGTTCAGCGATTACAACCTGAGCAACTACTTCGAATACGGCCTGACCGACCCCTTGACGATTTTCGGCTCGCTGGCTTACAAACGGATTAAAAACGACAGCGATCTGCGCCGCGACACGACCTGGGGGGTCGGCGATATCGACCTCGGCTTGCGACAGCGGTTGCTCGACAATGATCTGGGGATCTTTTCGGTGCAGGCACTGGTGAAAATCCCCGAGGCCTACGACGAGGACGACTATCTGCCGCTGGGCAACGGCCAGTACGATATCGAAGGGAAAATACTCTACGGTCGTTCCCTCTACCCGCTGCTCCCCGGTTACACCAACCTGGAGCTCGGCTATCGCTGGCGCGATGGAGCGCCGTCCGACGAGATCCGCTATCTGGTCGAAATCGGTTTCGACCTGGCGGAAAAGGTCTACACCCGCGGGAAACTGGATGGCATTTTCAGTGTCGACAACGGCGCCCGCACCGACGCCACCGGTAATCCGACCACCACCAATAACTTCGACCTGGCCAAGCTGGATCTGACCATTGGCTACAAGCTGACCCCGGCCTGGGCGATCGAGGCGGCCTGGACGCCGGCAATTTACGGCCAGAACACCGCAGCCGGTGCGACCTACACCCTGGCGCTCAGTTTCGCCACCCCCTGAAAGTGAGCGATTGTTTCATGGCACAAACGAGTTCCGAACTGCGGGTGCAATTGCGGACGCACCAGTCCGAGATTCTTGTCGGTTGCGATGAGTGCGGCATCTGCGTCGCCCAGTGCCCCTATCTGCAGCGCAGCGGCAACCCGCTGCAAATCGCCGCCGCCCTCGATGGCGCCACCCCGGCCAGTCTGACCAGCGCGTTCGATTGCACCCTGTGCGGCCTGTGTAACGCGGTCTGCCCCCAGCAGCTGCCGCTTGACGATTTTTTCCTCGAAATGCGCCGGGAGGCGGTCGATCGCCATCACGGCGCATTCGCCGCCCACGCGCCGTTGAAAAATTACGAAAAGCTCGGCACCTCAAAACGCTTCACTCTCTACCGGCTTCCGCACGATTGCACGACGATTTTTTTTCCTGGTTGTTCCCTCTCCGGCACCCGTCCCGGCGGGGTCAACCAGGTCTTCAGCCAGCTGCAGCAAGGCGACCCGCAGGTCGGCATCGTCTTCGATTGCTGTCTGAAGCCCTCGCACAGTCTCGGCCGCGAAGCCTATGTCGACAGCATGTTCAGCGAGATGCGCGACTGGCTGGTGACGCAGGGGGTCAAGGAAGTGCTGGTCGCCTGCCCCAACTGTCAGGTCATGTTCGAACGTTTCGGTGCCGGGCTGCAGGTACGTACGGTGTGGGAAGCGCTGGCCGATTCCGGGCTGCAACCACAAAAGGCCAGCGGCACGGTGACGGTGCACGACCCCTGCGTCATCCGCAATTCGACCCCGACCCATGCGGCGGTGCGCACCCTGCTGCAGCGTCAGGGGTTGACGGTGGAAGAGATGCCCAATTCGGGCCCGAACACGGTCTGCTGCGGCAAGGGAGGGGGGGTCGACCTGCTCCAGCCCGAACTGGCGGCAGAATGGCAAGACCTGCGCCGGCGCGAAGCCGCGGGCCGTCGCACCATCAGCTACTGTGCCGGTTGTGTACAGGCACTCGGCACCCAGACCCCCACCAGCCATCTGGTCGACATCCTGTTTGCTCCGCAGGCGACTTTGGCCGATCGTAAAAGAGGCGCCAAAGCGCCCTGGACTTATCTGAATCGACTGCGCCTGAAAAGCGCCTACAACCGTAAAGAGGGATTTGCCGTGAGCCGTGAGAGAAACATTCTTCCTGAAAATTCGTCATCCAGAAAATCGGCGTTGAAACCTTTGATCCTGCTAACGTTGCTGGCAGCCGTCATCGCCACGATTCAGTTCTCCGGAGCAGACCAGTATCTGCAGCAGGAGAAACTCCAGGCCCTGATTGCCGACTATGGCGTGCTCGCCCCATTGAT is a window encoding:
- a CDS encoding VTT domain-containing protein; translated protein: MAQTSSELRVQLRTHQSEILVGCDECGICVAQCPYLQRSGNPLQIAAALDGATPASLTSAFDCTLCGLCNAVCPQQLPLDDFFLEMRREAVDRHHGAFAAHAPLKNYEKLGTSKRFTLYRLPHDCTTIFFPGCSLSGTRPGGVNQVFSQLQQGDPQVGIVFDCCLKPSHSLGREAYVDSMFSEMRDWLVTQGVKEVLVACPNCQVMFERFGAGLQVRTVWEALADSGLQPQKASGTVTVHDPCVIRNSTPTHAAVRTLLQRQGLTVEEMPNSGPNTVCCGKGGGVDLLQPELAAEWQDLRRREAAGRRTISYCAGCVQALGTQTPTSHLVDILFAPQATLADRKRGAKAPWTYLNRLRLKSAYNRKEGFAVSRERNILPENSSSRKSALKPLILLTLLAAVIATIQFSGADQYLQQEKLQALIADYGVLAPLIYMLIYALAPVLFLPGLPITLVGGLLFGPVWGVVYTIIGATTGSALAFLVARYLARDWVAAKLTGPTWSKLDAEVGQHGWKVVAFTRLIPAFPFNLLNYAFGLTRVGFVPYVVATFVCMLPACIAFIVFSSSLFDLLRGSISPRVLLGIGLVGLVSLLPVLKGKLGGQAIDAKEH